The Metabacillus sediminilitoris genome window below encodes:
- a CDS encoding aspartyl-phosphate phosphatase Spo0E family protein: MTYLESELANKISLARRLMIVTAQTKGMDNPETIKYSQELDKLIFETQLLLKSCS, translated from the coding sequence ATGACATATTTAGAATCTGAATTAGCAAATAAAATTAGTCTGGCTAGAAGGCTAATGATTGTAACCGCGCAAACAAAAGGAATGGATAACCCGGAAACAATTAAATATAGCCAAGAATTGGACAAATTAATTTTCGAAACTCAATTATTATTAAAGTCATGTAGTTAA
- a CDS encoding hemolysin family protein, which translates to MTIFNLSLIVLLIALTGFFVATEFAIVKVRMSKIDQLIAEGKKGALAAKKVVSHLDEYLSACQLGITVTALGLGWLGEPTVEKILHPVFERFNFNESLTHILSFGIAFAVVTFLHVVVGELAPKTVAIQKAEAITLATARPIILFYKIMYPFIWALNGSARLLVGIFGMKPASEHELGLSEEELRILMSESYKSGEINQSELKYVNNIFEFDERIAKEIMVPRTEIVSISIDNSYEEVVKIVQSENYTRYPVVDGDKDNILGFLNVKEFLTAKVMNDINVQDMKLETFINPVIRVIETIPIHDLLVKMQKDRTHIAILIDEYGGTSGLVTVEDIIEEIVGEIRDEFDDDEVSEIRKLAEDHYLLNAKVLISDVNNLLGTNLDDEEIDTIGGWMLTQNFDAQVGTEIEAEDYVFKVKEIDGHHIIYLEVKKVNTMNSVMN; encoded by the coding sequence TTGACCATTTTTAACTTATCATTAATTGTATTATTAATCGCTTTAACTGGATTTTTTGTGGCAACAGAATTTGCAATTGTAAAAGTACGTATGTCTAAAATTGATCAACTAATTGCAGAAGGAAAAAAAGGCGCACTTGCCGCTAAAAAGGTCGTTTCTCATTTAGATGAATATTTATCAGCTTGCCAATTAGGAATTACGGTTACTGCATTAGGTTTAGGTTGGTTGGGAGAGCCTACAGTAGAAAAAATACTACACCCTGTGTTTGAAAGATTTAACTTTAATGAATCCTTAACACATATTCTTTCATTTGGTATTGCCTTTGCCGTTGTTACCTTTTTACATGTTGTTGTTGGTGAACTTGCTCCTAAAACGGTTGCCATTCAAAAAGCTGAAGCAATTACCCTAGCTACTGCTCGTCCAATTATTTTGTTTTACAAAATTATGTACCCATTTATTTGGGCATTAAATGGTTCAGCACGATTGCTTGTAGGGATCTTTGGGATGAAGCCAGCCTCAGAACATGAATTGGGACTTTCTGAAGAGGAATTACGTATCTTAATGTCGGAAAGTTATAAAAGCGGGGAAATAAATCAAAGTGAATTGAAATATGTAAATAATATTTTTGAATTCGATGAAAGAATCGCAAAAGAAATTATGGTACCCCGAACTGAAATTGTAAGTATTTCAATTGATAATTCATACGAAGAGGTAGTAAAGATCGTACAATCTGAGAACTATACACGATATCCTGTAGTGGATGGAGACAAAGATAACATTCTTGGATTTTTAAATGTAAAAGAATTTCTAACTGCAAAGGTAATGAATGATATAAATGTCCAGGATATGAAATTAGAAACATTCATTAATCCCGTTATTCGTGTCATTGAAACGATACCAATTCATGACCTCTTAGTAAAAATGCAAAAGGACCGCACACATATCGCGATTTTAATCGATGAATACGGCGGTACATCCGGTTTAGTTACTGTTGAAGATATCATAGAAGAAATTGTTGGAGAAATTAGGGATGAATTTGATGATGATGAAGTTTCTGAAATTAGAAAATTAGCAGAAGATCATTATCTTTTGAATGCTAAAGTTTTAATCAGTGATGTAAATAATTTACTTGGTACGAATTTAGATGATGAAGAAATTGATACGATTGGCGGCTGGATGCTGACACAAAATTTTGATGCGCAAGTTGGCACTGAAATTGAAGCAGAGGATTATGTGTTTAAAGTGAAAGAGATTGATGGTCACCATATCATATATTTAGAAGTAAAAAAGGTAAACACCATGAATAGTGTCATGAATTAA
- a CDS encoding alanine/glycine:cation symporter family protein yields MQVIENLINGTNNLLWSYVLIILLIGAGVYFTVRTKFVQFRMIGEMFRLLGEGAMADKKGVSSFQAFCISTASRVGTGNLAGVAIAITTGGPGAVFWMWLIALIGSASAFIESTLAQIYKVKDGDTYRGGPAYYMERALNARWMGVTFAVIISLTFGLAFNSVQANTITSALNGSFGINKVLIAIVLSIITAVIIFGGLKRVATVSEFMVPIMAGAYILMALYIVIVNITEIPSVFVLIFQSAFGLNEVAGGALGAAMMNGIKRGLFSNEAGMGSAPNAAATADVSHPVKQGLIQALGVFVDTLLICSSTAFIILLSGLYTSNESDGILLTQNALETAMGSWAGILLAVIVFLFCFSSVVGNYYYGETNIEFINTNKLWLNVYRVAVVAMVAFGSLASLSFVWSLADLLMGIMAIINLIAIVLLGKIAIAALNDYMKQKASGKNPVFHVSNIKGLKNVEAWGSTAQQDKGRTK; encoded by the coding sequence ATGCAGGTAATCGAAAACTTAATAAATGGAACGAATAATCTTCTTTGGTCTTATGTACTAATTATTTTATTAATTGGAGCAGGTGTTTATTTTACCGTACGGACAAAATTTGTTCAATTTCGTATGATTGGTGAAATGTTCAGACTTTTAGGTGAAGGAGCAATGGCTGATAAAAAAGGTGTTTCATCTTTTCAGGCATTTTGTATTAGTACTGCTTCACGGGTAGGTACTGGTAATCTCGCTGGTGTTGCAATAGCCATTACAACTGGAGGTCCTGGGGCTGTATTTTGGATGTGGTTAATCGCATTAATAGGATCAGCGTCAGCGTTTATAGAAAGTACATTGGCTCAAATATATAAAGTGAAAGATGGCGATACATACCGAGGCGGGCCTGCCTACTATATGGAAAGAGCACTAAATGCACGCTGGATGGGTGTAACTTTTGCAGTGATCATTTCATTGACATTTGGATTGGCATTTAATTCAGTTCAGGCTAACACGATTACAAGTGCTCTTAATGGATCATTTGGAATTAACAAGGTGTTAATTGCAATTGTCCTGTCAATTATTACAGCTGTTATCATATTTGGCGGATTAAAAAGGGTTGCAACAGTATCTGAATTTATGGTGCCAATTATGGCAGGTGCTTATATTTTAATGGCTCTCTATATTGTAATCGTGAATATTACGGAAATACCAAGTGTATTCGTTCTAATTTTTCAGAGCGCATTTGGTTTAAATGAAGTAGCTGGCGGTGCACTAGGTGCTGCGATGATGAATGGAATTAAACGTGGATTATTTTCAAATGAGGCTGGTATGGGTAGTGCTCCTAATGCGGCAGCTACTGCTGATGTTAGTCATCCTGTAAAACAAGGACTAATTCAAGCTCTTGGTGTTTTTGTGGATACTCTTTTAATTTGTAGTTCAACAGCTTTCATCATTTTATTGTCAGGTCTTTATACTTCAAATGAATCAGACGGTATCTTGCTTACACAAAATGCACTTGAAACAGCAATGGGATCTTGGGCAGGGATATTGCTTGCTGTCATTGTATTCCTATTCTGCTTTAGTTCGGTTGTAGGAAATTATTATTACGGTGAAACAAACATTGAATTTATTAACACTAATAAATTGTGGTTAAATGTATATCGAGTTGCAGTTGTTGCTATGGTTGCCTTTGGCTCTCTTGCATCATTAAGTTTTGTATGGAGTCTTGCGGACCTGCTTATGGGGATAATGGCAATCATTAACTTAATAGCCATAGTGTTATTAGGGAAAATTGCTATCGCTGCACTCAATGATTATATGAAGCAAAAAGCAAGCGGGAAAAATCCAGTCTTTCATGTTTCAAATATTAAAGGGTTAAAAAATGTTGAAGCTTGGGGTAGTACTGCACAGCAAGATAAAGGTCGTACCAAATAA